The window CGGGACGATTATAAACAGGTATTATAAATGAAAAATACAGATTCATTTAGTAAAATTATACAATTTAAAAATAGCAAAAGCCATCCACTAGGTAGATGGCTTACTGTTAGAAGGAATTATATCGGTAAATGCAAGCTTATAAAAGCTACACTTTAAGAACTTGTATAAAAAATTAATTGCTTCAGTTGATATGGTCAAGAACCAATTTTATTTATTCTTATTTCGTAAATTTTTCCATTACCTCATTGCTGACACCGGTGTTAGAGAAACCTCCATCGTGAAAAAGGTTTTGCATGGTTACTTTTTTTGTCAGGTCCGAGAACAATGTAATGGTATAATCAGCACATTCGGCTGCAGTTGCATTTCCCAAAGGAGACATCATATCGGCGTAAGCTATAAATCCGTCAAAACCCTTTACTCCTTTCCCGGCAGTCGTCGGTGTAGGCGATTGAGATATGGTATTCACTCTTACTTTTTTATCTTTTCCAAAGAAATACCCGAAACTGCGTGCTATAGATTCAAGATAAGCCTTATTGTCTGCCATATCGTTATAATCGGGGAATGTACGCTGTGCAGCCATATAAGTCAACGCAACAACACTTCCCCATTCAGTCATGGCATCGGCCTTATACAAAGTCTGGCATACCTTGTGAAATGAAAGTGCAGAAACATCCCATCCTTTTTCTGTAAAACCATAATTTTGATCTGTATAATGTTTCCCTTTTCTAACATTTACAGACATCCCAATAGAATGCAATACAAAATCAAGTTTCCCTCCTAAAACCTCCATAGATTTCTCTATAAGATTTTTAAGATCTTCTTCACTGGTTGCATCAGCAGGAATAATTTCTGAACCCGTTTTTTCAGCCAGTTCATTGATTTTCCCCATTCTCATGGCTATTGGTGCGTTGGTCAAAACAATTTGCGCCCCTTCCTCGTGAGCTCTTTCTGCTGTTTTCCAGGCTATTGAATTTTCATCCAAAGCTCCAAAAATAATTCCTCTTTTTCCTTTTAATAAATTATAAGACATCGTTTATCTGTTTATTCCTTGATTTTGTTATCAGTATTCAGAGTGCTCAAAGATACTATTAATTCAATAATTGTTTCGCATGTTCCAAAGCAGAAGTACTAATATCCTTACCTCCTAACATTTCCGCTATTTCCCTAAGGCGTTCTTCTTTATTTAATCTAACAAGGTTTGTACTTGTTTTATCTTCATCATCAATTTTATACACTTTATAATGAACATCTCCTTTAGCCGCTACCTGAGGTAAATGAGTAATGGTAAAAACCTGCATATTCTCACTCATTTGCTTCATGATATCACCCATTTTGTTGGAGACTTCTCCGGACACACCGGTATCAATCTCATCAAACATGATGGTTGGAAGTTTTGTATGCCTGGCCAGCAATGATTTTATGGTAAGCATAATTCGCGACAGCTCACCTCCGGAAGCCACTTTCTTCAACTCTTCGAAACTCGTCCCCTTGTTGGCAGAAAAAAGAAACTGAAGATCATCCTTACCATTTGCCAGATAAGAGTTAATACCGTTAACGTTTATCTCAAATTGTGCATTTTGCATTCCTAATGTCTGTAAAACATTTTCCAGATATCCTGTAAGATCAGGTATAACCTTTTTCCTTTTTTTATGAATATTGTCTGCTAATACATCCAATTCCTTTTCAATATCGAGCACCTTAAGCTGAGCTTCTTTAATCTCAGTTTCCAAATTTTCTGTTTTAGCAACTCTTAATCCAAGATTATTTTGAATCTCAAGAAGTTCTTGTATGTCAAGGACATTATGTTTTTTCTGAAGAGCATAAATCTGTTGAAGCCTGGAGCTGACCTGCTCCAGCGTTTTCGGGTCCACATCCAAAGACTCCCGAAGGTTTTCAATTTCTCCGGCAGCATCATCAACCTCGATTAAAACTGAATTTATTCTATTGTATAGTAATTCGTACTGCTTTCCATAAGGAGTTAATTTACCCAGTGTAGTTTTCAACTCAGCCATATTACTGATGAGACCGATCTGCTCTTCATTTAAAAGTTGAGCCGCATAAACTAACTTCTCTCCTATTTCTTCTACATTATTAAGTTTTTCGTAAGTCGTTTCAAGTTCCTCCAGCATTCCTGCCTTTAGATCTGCCTCCTTAAGTTCGTTTAATAAAAAAGTGTTGTAATCATGTTCTTTATTTGCCTCCTGTTGAAAATCTATCAATTTCTGAAGTTCCTTCTTAGCCTTATAGTAAGAAGATAATATTTTCTTATAGCTTTTAAGTATCTCATCGTTTCCAGCAACGGCATCTATAATCTTAAACTGATATGAATTGTCGGTAAGCTGTAATGTTTGATGTTGTGAATGAATATCAACCAATCTTGCGCCCAACGATGATAAAACCGTTAATGTTACCGGAGTGTCATTAATAAAGGCCCTCGATTTACCACTAGGTAAAATTTCTCTTCGTATGATCGTAGTTGTTTCATAATCGAGATCCTCCGCTTCAAAAAACGATTGGAGGCTGTATTCAGAAATGTTAAACGTGGCTTCTATTACACACTTCTTTTCTTTTTCCTTGATACTGCTTAGATCAGCCCTGTTGCCCAGCACCAGTGAAAGTCCACCCAAAAGAATCGATTTACCGGCCCCGGTTTCACCGGTAATGATGTTTAGTCCATTTTCAAAATCCACCTGTAAGGTATCGATCAGGGCATAATTTTTTATAGAAAGATTTCGTAACAACCTAATAAGTTTTAAGTTTCAAACTTACGGAAAATAAACATTACTAAGAAGTGTCTGATTTTTAAAAAACAAGACACAGAAAAAACTTAAAATTTAATGTTTTTCCAACTTTTAGAATAGGTAGGTGCCAAATTGTTCAACCTGTTTACCAATCCTGCTATATCTGTTTTTACTCCTCCGGAGAAAACATCGGCAATTTCATCTGATTTGGCATCAAAAAACAACTGCAACATTAAAGAGTTGGATCGTAATTTATTTAACTGTTCTAAGGAGGAAATACTATTTTCTACCGAAGATTTAGCTTCTCTTTCATTCGCTAACATTCTATCGAGTCCTTGCCTGTGGTATTGATAAAGTGCCTTTCTGTAATTCTCATACGTTCCGGAAGTCAGGTTATCAATAAGGGTCCATCTCGTCCTTGCATTCGGGCTATCTTGCTGCCATCCGGTATAACCTGTTCCCTGAGCCAAATTAACAATATCCTGCGCCTGATTATAATATGGAGTCCCTCCATTTAACTGAAACGTATCAGCATCTATACCTAAGATTACATATACGTAATACGTGATGACGGCCGTTAAATTTGAATCAAAAACATTCCTGTTAAAGTACAAAGGTTCAAACTCCAGGTATTTAAACGTAAAGGATTTGTCCTGAAAATTCAACACAGGACTTTCATAATTGGTATTGTAAACGGGACGGTTTGACTGCACCTGAATGTTGGCCTGGAAATTGTTGTCCTCAAAGGAAGACACGAGAATGAGCATGCTACAATTTATCCGTTCATTTTCCTTAAAATTCCTGTTAGTCCATTTAGTCTTGTTTACAAAATCGTTCAGTGATTTCTCAAGGGTTTTAAATACTTGTTGATTAGTCTGGTTAATTAATTCCGAGTTAACAGTAACGGAACAATTGAGTTCTTGCGACCGGGCAACAGAAGCAATAATCGTAAAACAAATAAATATTACTTTTCTAATCATTGATACGATTAATGATTTCGTTAAATATATCTGAAGCAACTTCACTTTTAGGCTTAAGATCAAACGGTTTAATGTTCATTTCCTTGTCTATAAAAGTAACTTTATTTGTCGGTTTTCCAAAACCTGCTCCTTCATCCCTTAAAGAATTAAGGACAATTGCGTCTAAGTTTTTCCTGGAGAGTTTCTTTTTGGCATTTTCTAATTCATTCTCAGTTTCTAAAGCAAACCCTACTAAAAACTGGTGTTTTTTAATTGCTCCAAACGATGCTAATATATCTTTTGTCGGTTCTAATGATATTTCCAGGGAGGTATTTTTTTTCTTGATCTTCTCAGCGGCTGTCGTTTTAGGACGATAATCGGATACTGCCGCAGAAAGAATAGCTATATCTGCCTCTTCATAATACTTATGAGCCGCAGTATACATTTCTTCAGCAGAAACAACTCTGTCTAAATAAATAAGGCTGTTATTAGTGTTGAGCGCAGACGGACCTGAGACCAGGTAGACCTGGGCCCCCATAGCAGCGGCTGTTTCGGCAAGTTCAAATCCCATTTTACCAGTAGAATGATTCCCTATAAAACGTACCGGATCTATAGCCTCATATGTCGGACCGGCAGTGATCAGTACTTTTTTTCCCTTTAATGGCAATTTAGAAAGAATATCATTCTCCATGAAAGATATTATATCTTCAGGTTCAGCCATTCGGCCTTCGCCTACCAATCCGCTTGCCAGCTCTCCATGGCCTGCCGGGATCATTATATTACCGAAAGACTGTAATGCGGCTAGAGATTGCTTTGTACTAGCATGCTTATACATATCCAGATCCATGGCGGGTGCAAAATAAACAGGACATTTTGCTGAGAGGTATGTTGCCAGCAGGAAATTGTCACTATTACCTGAAGCCATTTTAGAAAGTGTATTGGCAGTAGCAGGCGCTATAAGCATATAATCGGCCCACAAACCGAGTTCGACATGGTTGTTCCACACCGCATTTTTATCTTCCTCATCGGTGAACGAAGAATACACGTGGTTTTTAGATAATGTAGAAAGCGTTAAAGGGGTTACGAAGTCTTTTGCACTTTCTGTCATAACCACTTTAACGCTCGCACCGGCTTTTATAAATAACCGGATCAAGGTTGCTGTTTTGTATGCGGCAATACCTCCGGTAATACCTAAAAGGATGTTTTTACCGCCAAGCACCGTCATTACTACTGTTCTTTTTCAGTATTTCTGAAGTAAATCTTGTCTTCTAACCACTCCTGAACAGCTATCGCATGAGGCTTGGGTAATTTTTCATAAAACTTAGACACTTCTATCTGTTCTTTGTTTTCAAAAATTTCTTCCAAGCTATCCGTATACGTAGCAAACTCTTCAAGTTTTTCTATAAGCTCCTTTTTTAGCTCAGCATTTATTTGTCCTGCTCTTTTTGAAATGATAGAAATCGCTTCATAGATATTATCTGTTGGTTTATCAACTTCTTCCTTGTTGAAAGTTACCGTAGAAACAGGTGCATTAGAATTTCTTAAATCGCTCATCTTCTGTATTATTTACTAAACTTTTGTAATTCATTATTTATAACGTCCAACATTTTGTCAGCATCTTTCTGATATTTCCCTTCCGGAAAATACTTTATCAATGTCTCGTATGTTGATTTGGCCGTAATCAAACGTTCTTCCATCCGGGCAGGTATACTGTTTACAGCCAAATTGTATTCTGCTGTCATTTTATAAAACAAGGCATCTTCCCTGTACACCGATCCCGGCGAATCAGATAAAAACAGTTCAAATGCTTTTATCGAAGCTTTGTAGTCACTTAACGTATTATACTGTTTCGCTACCTCAAAGGACTTTTTATCAAGTTTATTCCTTAGCGTTTTCACCATTTCGTTAGCTTCCTCCATATAGGCAGAGTTCGGATAGTTATTGATAAATATCTGAAGTCTGTCAATAGCTTCCGTTGTTTCTGTCTGGTCTACGCTATACTTCGGAGACAGCATAAACTTGCTCCTTGCGCTCAAAAAAGCTGCTTCTTCCGATTTATCACTACGTGGATACGATTTCGAAAACCTTTCAAACTGATATGCCGCGAGGTAATAATCTTCTGTCTTATAATAAGAATCTGCGAAGAAGTACAGTATACGTTCTCCTTGGGGCTTCCCTACATAACTGGGAGCAATTTGCTCGAATAAGCGAAGAGCTCTTTTATAATCTCCTGCTTCATACAATTTCTCTGCTAAATCGTATTTCGCTTTTACATCTGTATTTTTTAGTGTTTTCTGATATTCACTACAAGATGTAAGAAAAAGTGAAACGGTTAATAACAGGGTATAAATGTGACTGTTTTTAATCATGCGGCAAAATTAGATAAATATCCGGTATTAAAAAAACTATTTTAAGCTAGCTAATGTAAACGATTCTTTTGAATTTTCCGCGCTACTTAAATAAACTTTTAACATTTACACCCTTTCTTCTTGTCATTATCAAGCTATAGCCCTTTTAATTTTTTCTTTAAGCGCTTTACCTGCCTTTACCAATGGCAACCTCACAACATCATCACAGAGGCCCGCTTCTTGTAAAAGAGCCTTTATTCCGGCAGGGTTTCCTTCTTCAAAAATATGATCCATAACATCCATTAACTGAAAATGCAATTTATTAGCCTCGCTTACATTTCCTCTCAATGCAAAACGCACCATATCAGAAAATGGCCCTGGAAGACCCTGACCTATGACTGATATAACACCACTTCCGCCTGCCAGGGTCATTGGCAAAGTAATCATATCATCTCCTGAAATCACCTGAAAATCTTCCGGTTTATCCTTTATCAGGCGCATCGCCTGAACAACATCACCGGCAGCCTCCTTAACAGCTACAATATTCTCGAAATCGTTTGCCAGTCTTATGACCGTTTCGGGTAAAATATTAGAAGCCGTTCTGCCCGGCACATTATATAGAATGACCGGTACCGGCGAAGCTTCCGAAACCGCTTTAAAATGTTGGTAAATTCCTTCTTGTGTAGGTTTGTTATAATATGGAGAAACAGATAAAACAGCAGCATAGTCCTTGAGATCCGTTTCTTTTAGTTCTTGTACAACTTCCATGGTGTTATTTCCCCCAACACCCAAAACCAACGGCAAACGATTTTCATTCGCCTTCACTATAGTTTGTTTAACCAGTTCTTTCTCTTCTTTTGTCAATGTGGCACTTTCGGCAGTTGTACCCAAAACAACCAAATACTCCACCCCACCGTCAATAACGTGATTTACTATGTTGCCTAACGCGTCAACATCAACACTTAAATCAGACCTAAAAGGAGTCACCAAAGCAACTCCGGTACCTGTAAATCTAGACATATACTATATCTTGTTTAAAATAGATAAATACTTAATTAACTCTTTTTCAAAACTGCTGTAATCTTCAATGCCTGAATCAATCACAAGGTTGTTGTATGAAGTATTCTTATTCCCTATACCTATTCTAAAACCTGCATCAACCATAGATGTCATAAACAGTAAGGGTAATTTAGGTGCCTCGTAATAGCTTATCACTAAATCGTACTTTCTCTTCATAACATCATCAAGTTCCGGACTTTTTACTGTGCCGTTACGTTTGATCGTTTTCTCATTATAAACCGGAAACGGGTACTGCTCATCTTTTTCAACCTTATTCAAAAACCCTACTATTCTGTAAGATTCTGTCCGAACACTAAGCTTTTTCATCAATTTTTCAAAAACCTCAAAATTTTTAGTTTTATTAAAATCAATGATTATCAACATTGATGATATCTTATTATCTTTGTCATCTACATTAACCGCCAATTCACCTAATCGCTTTTTAATAATCTTAAAAATCGATTTTTCTTTGAATTTATTTAAAACCATATTTACATTTATGTTCTAATGCAAATGTAGAATTTAAAAATATCATTTTGGCAAAATTAAAAACCTTATGAAATTAAATATAAAACATTTTGTTATATTTATAACAGTATTGTTTGTCTCGTGCAAACAACCCGATAATACGATTACCACCATAAACGGCAAAAGATTATTGATCAGTGATACTATTGAAGCTGTTGACAGTATCGATAAGTTTATAGCGCCTTACAAGGAGCACATCAATGATGTTCTGGACAAACCTATTGCGTATAATCCGAAAACAATAAGTAAATACGATAAAGGATACAACACGGCTATAGGAAATTTAATGGCTGATATCGTTTTAGAACAAAGCAACCCGGTATTCAACAAAAGGACAGGAAAGAACATCGATTTTGTTTTATTGAATCACGGCGGGATCAGGGCTATTATCTCAGAAGGCAACGTCACCACCAGAACCGCATATGAAATTATGCCTTTTGAAAACAAAGTTGTCGTTATTGAATTAACTTCTGCAAAGGTCAAAGAATTGGTGGAATACCTTCAAAAATCGAAAAAAGCACATCCTGTTAGCGGTATTGAACTGGTATTGAACAATGATTATTCGGTTAAAAAATTCCTTATTAACGGCAAACTACCCGAAGAACATAAAACCTATAATGTAGCAACATCCGACTATTTAGCTTCCGGAGGAGATAACATGAACTTCTTTAAAGAACCTGTAAATAATACCCCTTTGGATTATTTAATCAGGAATGAAATAATTGACTATTTTAAAAAGATCGATACCATAAAGACAACTGCAGACAACAGGTTTATAAAACTTTAAACACGCCTAAGCATGAAAAGAAGGGATTTTATACACAATACATTAGCCGGTTCTGCATTTGTAGGACTTGGAGGACTTGGTTTTACATCTTGCAGCAACAATTCAAAAAAACACATCACCATATTACATACCAATGATGTTCATAGCCATATTGACCCTTTTCCTGAAGATCATGGCAAAAACCCCAATCAGGGTGGTGTGGCCCGACGTGCAGCCTTAATAGAAACTGTCAGAAGAGAAAACCCCAACACGCTTCTTTTTGATGCAGGTGATATTTTTCAGGGCACGCCCTACTTTAACTTTTATGGAGGCGAGCTTGAATTCAAATTAATGAGTATGCTCAGATATGATGCCGCTACGATTGGAAATCACGATTTTGACAATGGAATAGACGGGCTCTATGCTCAGTTGCCCAATGCAAAATTTGATCTTTTGTCTGCCAACTACGATTTCAAAAATACCGTTATGGACACCCACGTAAAGCCTTATAAGGTTTTTGTACGTGACGGAGTTAAGATTGGTGTTTTTGGTTTAGGGATAGCGTTGAGCGGGCTGGTAGACAAACGCATGTACAAAGAAACCGTATACCTTAACCCTATTGAAATAGCCCAGGATATTAGCAATACCTTAAAAAATGAAGAAAATTGTGAAATTGTCATTTGCCTATCCCATTTAGGTTTTGATTATGACCACAAGCAAAAACCGTCGGATGTTTTATTAGCCAAAAACACAGAAAACATCGACTTAATTATAGGCGGACACACCCATACCTTTATGGAAAAACCGGAAATAATAATTAACAGGAAAGGGAAAAAAGTATTAATTAACCAGGTTGGGTGCTACGGAATTTACGTGGGAAGGATCGACTTTTATCTGGATAATCAGGATATCACCTCAGACGGTATCACGATTTCAGTTTAAAGTCATATTCAACCACAAACTTGCTCAAAATATAATACCCCATTACCTGGGCACCTATGCTGGCCAGGTCAAAAAAAGAACTATGTGAAAAATACGTGTTAATTCCATTAATCACATCTCCTATAAGAAAAGTTATTGCTATAACCAGAGCGTACATGGTCATTTTGGTTTCCTTGTTAAAGTAACTCATAACAGACACAATCGTAAATATACTTAAGATGATGGAATAGAACATGACCGGAACCAACAGGTTGCCCAACTGATCTCCAAAAATGTCCTTGATTGAATAATTATAATAGACGAACCAAAGGATGATCACGGGGAGTGCAGAAAA of the Zhouia spongiae genome contains:
- a CDS encoding enoyl-ACP reductase FabI, whose amino-acid sequence is MSYNLLKGKRGIIFGALDENSIAWKTAERAHEEGAQIVLTNAPIAMRMGKINELAEKTGSEIIPADATSEEDLKNLIEKSMEVLGGKLDFVLHSIGMSVNVRKGKHYTDQNYGFTEKGWDVSALSFHKVCQTLYKADAMTEWGSVVALTYMAAQRTFPDYNDMADNKAYLESIARSFGYFFGKDKKVRVNTISQSPTPTTAGKGVKGFDGFIAYADMMSPLGNATAAECADYTITLFSDLTKKVTMQNLFHDGGFSNTGVSNEVMEKFTK
- the recN gene encoding DNA repair protein RecN; amino-acid sequence: MLRNLSIKNYALIDTLQVDFENGLNIITGETGAGKSILLGGLSLVLGNRADLSSIKEKEKKCVIEATFNISEYSLQSFFEAEDLDYETTTIIRREILPSGKSRAFINDTPVTLTVLSSLGARLVDIHSQHQTLQLTDNSYQFKIIDAVAGNDEILKSYKKILSSYYKAKKELQKLIDFQQEANKEHDYNTFLLNELKEADLKAGMLEELETTYEKLNNVEEIGEKLVYAAQLLNEEQIGLISNMAELKTTLGKLTPYGKQYELLYNRINSVLIEVDDAAGEIENLRESLDVDPKTLEQVSSRLQQIYALQKKHNVLDIQELLEIQNNLGLRVAKTENLETEIKEAQLKVLDIEKELDVLADNIHKKRKKVIPDLTGYLENVLQTLGMQNAQFEINVNGINSYLANGKDDLQFLFSANKGTSFEELKKVASGGELSRIMLTIKSLLARHTKLPTIMFDEIDTGVSGEVSNKMGDIMKQMSENMQVFTITHLPQVAAKGDVHYKVYKIDDEDKTSTNLVRLNKEERLREIAEMLGGKDISTSALEHAKQLLN
- a CDS encoding DUF4835 family protein, producing the protein MIRKVIFICFTIIASVARSQELNCSVTVNSELINQTNQQVFKTLEKSLNDFVNKTKWTNRNFKENERINCSMLILVSSFEDNNFQANIQVQSNRPVYNTNYESPVLNFQDKSFTFKYLEFEPLYFNRNVFDSNLTAVITYYVYVILGIDADTFQLNGGTPYYNQAQDIVNLAQGTGYTGWQQDSPNARTRWTLIDNLTSGTYENYRKALYQYHRQGLDRMLANEREAKSSVENSISSLEQLNKLRSNSLMLQLFFDAKSDEIADVFSGGVKTDIAGLVNRLNNLAPTYSKSWKNIKF
- the coaBC gene encoding bifunctional phosphopantothenoylcysteine decarboxylase/phosphopantothenate--cysteine ligase CoaBC, whose protein sequence is MTVLGGKNILLGITGGIAAYKTATLIRLFIKAGASVKVVMTESAKDFVTPLTLSTLSKNHVYSSFTDEEDKNAVWNNHVELGLWADYMLIAPATANTLSKMASGNSDNFLLATYLSAKCPVYFAPAMDLDMYKHASTKQSLAALQSFGNIMIPAGHGELASGLVGEGRMAEPEDIISFMENDILSKLPLKGKKVLITAGPTYEAIDPVRFIGNHSTGKMGFELAETAAAMGAQVYLVSGPSALNTNNSLIYLDRVVSAEEMYTAAHKYYEEADIAILSAAVSDYRPKTTAAEKIKKKNTSLEISLEPTKDILASFGAIKKHQFLVGFALETENELENAKKKLSRKNLDAIVLNSLRDEGAGFGKPTNKVTFIDKEMNIKPFDLKPKSEVASDIFNEIINRIND
- a CDS encoding DNA-directed RNA polymerase subunit omega; translated protein: MSDLRNSNAPVSTVTFNKEEVDKPTDNIYEAISIISKRAGQINAELKKELIEKLEEFATYTDSLEEIFENKEQIEVSKFYEKLPKPHAIAVQEWLEDKIYFRNTEKEQ
- a CDS encoding outer membrane protein assembly factor BamD; amino-acid sequence: MIKNSHIYTLLLTVSLFLTSCSEYQKTLKNTDVKAKYDLAEKLYEAGDYKRALRLFEQIAPSYVGKPQGERILYFFADSYYKTEDYYLAAYQFERFSKSYPRSDKSEEAAFLSARSKFMLSPKYSVDQTETTEAIDRLQIFINNYPNSAYMEEANEMVKTLRNKLDKKSFEVAKQYNTLSDYKASIKAFELFLSDSPGSVYREDALFYKMTAEYNLAVNSIPARMEERLITAKSTYETLIKYFPEGKYQKDADKMLDVINNELQKFSK
- the dapA gene encoding 4-hydroxy-tetrahydrodipicolinate synthase produces the protein MSRFTGTGVALVTPFRSDLSVDVDALGNIVNHVIDGGVEYLVVLGTTAESATLTKEEKELVKQTIVKANENRLPLVLGVGGNNTMEVVQELKETDLKDYAAVLSVSPYYNKPTQEGIYQHFKAVSEASPVPVILYNVPGRTASNILPETVIRLANDFENIVAVKEAAGDVVQAMRLIKDKPEDFQVISGDDMITLPMTLAGGSGVISVIGQGLPGPFSDMVRFALRGNVSEANKLHFQLMDVMDHIFEEGNPAGIKALLQEAGLCDDVVRLPLVKAGKALKEKIKRAIA
- a CDS encoding DUF6913 domain-containing protein, producing MVLNKFKEKSIFKIIKKRLGELAVNVDDKDNKISSMLIIIDFNKTKNFEVFEKLMKKLSVRTESYRIVGFLNKVEKDEQYPFPVYNEKTIKRNGTVKSPELDDVMKRKYDLVISYYEAPKLPLLFMTSMVDAGFRIGIGNKNTSYNNLVIDSGIEDYSSFEKELIKYLSILNKI
- a CDS encoding 5'-nucleotidase C-terminal domain-containing protein, with translation MKLNIKHFVIFITVLFVSCKQPDNTITTINGKRLLISDTIEAVDSIDKFIAPYKEHINDVLDKPIAYNPKTISKYDKGYNTAIGNLMADIVLEQSNPVFNKRTGKNIDFVLLNHGGIRAIISEGNVTTRTAYEIMPFENKVVVIELTSAKVKELVEYLQKSKKAHPVSGIELVLNNDYSVKKFLINGKLPEEHKTYNVATSDYLASGGDNMNFFKEPVNNTPLDYLIRNEIIDYFKKIDTIKTTADNRFIKL
- a CDS encoding bifunctional metallophosphatase/5'-nucleotidase, whose translation is MKRRDFIHNTLAGSAFVGLGGLGFTSCSNNSKKHITILHTNDVHSHIDPFPEDHGKNPNQGGVARRAALIETVRRENPNTLLFDAGDIFQGTPYFNFYGGELEFKLMSMLRYDAATIGNHDFDNGIDGLYAQLPNAKFDLLSANYDFKNTVMDTHVKPYKVFVRDGVKIGVFGLGIALSGLVDKRMYKETVYLNPIEIAQDISNTLKNEENCEIVICLSHLGFDYDHKQKPSDVLLAKNTENIDLIIGGHTHTFMEKPEIIINRKGKKVLINQVGCYGIYVGRIDFYLDNQDITSDGITISV
- a CDS encoding lysoplasmalogenase family protein, producing the protein MTKKKLKLLFIAIALLYIIAEYFQLKLLLSITKVSLIPIVYVVYTMSKEKHHALTLVLLAFYFLGDMFSLLNFEVAVVLTLLFFGLGHIVFIKFCFDMLQDVRVRRLLFSALPVIILWFVYYNYSIKDIFGDQLGNLLVPVMFYSIILSIFTIVSVMSYFNKETKMTMYALVIAITFLIGDVINGINTYFSHSSFFDLASIGAQVMGYYILSKFVVEYDFKLKS